The Mercurialis annua linkage group LG8, ddMerAnnu1.2, whole genome shotgun sequence genome window below encodes:
- the LOC126660502 gene encoding uncharacterized protein LOC126660502, translating to MLVAFAFTLWSIWKARNSKVFQAVPWSEEETGLHAKQAHWEYEEAQRVLLQKVKQTERKFAKVPRASSFSINRTGPGITISYDGGINARAKSGSVAGLARNAQGEVLGTFAKSYRGIWDPGILEFLALREAIFWAKNKGWRFVVFEGDAIQVSNSVNSGECSLASSWGICQDIWLSTTSFDYCQFRWIKRQENKEAHRLVQLEKASFRRTTAPTIQNT from the coding sequence ATGTTAGTTGCGTTTGCTTTTACTTTGTGGTCCATATGGAAAGCCAGGAACTCTAAAGTCTTTCAGGCAGTTCCTTGGTCGGAAGAAGAAACAGGCCTTCATGCTAAGCAAGCGCATTGGGAATATGAGGAAGCACAGAGGGTGCTACTTCAAAAAGTGAAGCAAACAGAACGGAAATTCGCTAAGGTTCCAAGAGCCTCCAGTTTTTCCATTAACAGAACAGGTCCTGGTATTACTATTTCTTATGATGGGGGAATCAATGCTAGAGCTAAATCAGGATCGGTGGCTGGTTTGGCTCGAAACGCTCAAGGGGAGGTTTTGGGAACTTTTGCAAAATCATACCGAGGCATATGGGACCCAGGAATTTTAGAATTCTTAGCACTCAGGGAAGCTATTTTCTGGGCAAAGAACAAAGGCTGGCGTTTTGTGGTGTTTGAAGGAGATGCCATTCAGGTCTCTAACTCTGTCAATTCGGGCGAGTGCTCGCTGGCATCTAGTTGGGGAATCTGTCAAGACATATGGCTTAGTACAACCTCCTTTGACTACTGTCAGTTCCGATGGATTAAGCGACAAGAAAACAAGGAGGCTCACAGGCTAGTTCAGTTAGAGAAAGCCAGCTTTCGTCGCACTACTGCTCCTACCATTCAGAATACGTAG